One segment of Pseudobythopirellula maris DNA contains the following:
- a CDS encoding aldo/keto reductase: MSALPPIELRALGGSGLEITSVALGCWPIAGVTTLGTNEADSLATVREALDQGVNHLDTAFAYGANGESERIISKAIVGRRDEVVLATKGGVRHDGEAFHSDASAANLRAQCEESLRRLGTDHVELLYLHGPDGVTPLEETAAGLAELKQEGKTRAIGVSNLALDQIEAFHAVCPIDAVQLPYNMLQRDIERRTLPWCVEHGVAVAAYWPLMKGLLAGKLKGDDPLDERDSRRNYPMYQGEEWAKNQAFLDKLREVAAHADMTVAQLVVAWTAQRPGITTVLCGAKRPEQIRETAAALRLRLTDEQLRLIDQAIADRGDAAAKRVFE, from the coding sequence ATGTCGGCTCTCCCTCCAATTGAACTCCGCGCACTCGGCGGCAGTGGTCTTGAGATCACGAGCGTCGCGCTCGGCTGCTGGCCGATCGCCGGGGTGACGACACTTGGCACGAATGAGGCCGACAGCCTGGCGACCGTCCGCGAGGCGCTCGACCAGGGGGTGAATCACCTCGACACGGCGTTCGCTTACGGCGCCAACGGCGAGAGCGAGCGGATTATCAGCAAGGCGATTGTCGGGCGTCGCGATGAGGTCGTGCTCGCCACCAAAGGGGGCGTCCGCCACGACGGCGAGGCGTTCCACAGCGACGCGAGCGCGGCCAACCTGCGTGCGCAGTGCGAGGAGAGCCTGCGGCGGCTCGGCACGGACCATGTTGAGCTGCTCTACCTGCACGGCCCCGACGGCGTGACGCCCCTAGAGGAAACGGCCGCCGGCCTCGCCGAGCTCAAGCAGGAAGGCAAGACGCGGGCGATCGGCGTGTCGAATCTCGCGCTCGACCAGATCGAGGCGTTCCACGCCGTGTGCCCCATCGACGCCGTGCAGTTGCCGTACAACATGCTGCAGCGCGACATCGAGCGCCGCACGCTGCCATGGTGCGTGGAGCACGGCGTGGCGGTGGCGGCCTACTGGCCGCTGATGAAGGGCTTGCTCGCCGGCAAGCTCAAGGGCGACGACCCGCTCGACGAGCGCGACTCACGGCGCAACTACCCGATGTACCAGGGCGAGGAGTGGGCTAAGAACCAGGCGTTCCTCGATAAACTCCGAGAAGTGGCGGCCCACGCCGACATGACGGTCGCCCAACTCGTGGTGGCCTGGACCGCCCAGCGGCCGGGGATCACCACCGTGCTTTGCGGAGCGAAACGCCCCGAGCAGATCCGCGAAACGGCCGCTGCCCTCCGCCTGCGGCTCACCGACGAGCAACTGCGGCTTATCGACCAGGCGATCGCTGACCGTGGCGATGCGGCGGCCAAGCGTGTGTTCGAGTGA
- a CDS encoding ABC transporter ATP-binding protein, whose translation MSGEAVIETRALSKVYRDFWGRQKVRALKALDLEVNKGEIFGLLGPNGSGKTTTIKLLLGLLFPTDGQALIFGKPATDVSKNERIGYLPEESYLYKFLNAEETLDFYGRLFDIPADVRKERIDKLIKLVKIDGARKRQLREYSKGMTRRIGLAQALINDPDLILLDEPTSGLDPIGTREMKDMILDLRDQGKTVVMCSHLLADVQDVCDRIAILHQGELKELGRVDSLLTVEDVTQIRARGLSDACRDEIKGVISRHEGELLECDNPTTTLEDLFLSIVSDSEARPGRRVVAEAAPTPTN comes from the coding sequence ATGTCAGGTGAAGCCGTCATCGAAACCCGGGCCCTTTCGAAGGTCTACCGCGACTTCTGGGGCCGCCAGAAGGTCCGCGCTCTGAAGGCGCTCGACCTGGAAGTGAACAAGGGCGAGATCTTCGGTCTGCTCGGCCCCAACGGCTCGGGCAAAACGACCACGATCAAGCTGCTGCTGGGGCTCTTGTTCCCGACCGATGGGCAGGCGCTCATCTTCGGCAAGCCGGCGACCGACGTCTCGAAGAACGAGCGGATCGGCTACCTGCCCGAGGAGTCGTACCTCTACAAGTTCCTCAACGCCGAGGAGACGCTCGACTTCTACGGCCGGTTGTTCGACATCCCGGCCGACGTCCGCAAGGAGCGGATCGACAAGCTAATCAAGCTGGTGAAGATCGACGGCGCCCGCAAGCGGCAGCTGCGCGAGTACTCCAAGGGCATGACCCGTCGCATCGGCTTGGCCCAGGCGCTGATCAACGACCCCGACCTGATCCTGCTCGACGAGCCGACCAGCGGCCTCGACCCGATCGGCACGCGTGAGATGAAGGACATGATCCTCGACCTCCGCGACCAGGGCAAAACCGTGGTGATGTGCAGCCACCTGCTCGCCGACGTGCAGGACGTTTGCGACCGCATCGCCATCTTGCACCAGGGCGAGCTCAAGGAGTTGGGCCGGGTCGACTCGCTGCTCACCGTCGAAGACGTCACCCAGATCCGCGCCCGCGGCCTGAGCGACGCCTGCCGCGACGAGATCAAGGGCGTGATCTCGCGGCACGAGGGCGAGTTGCTCGAGTGCGACAACCCCACGACGACGCTCGAGGACCTGTTCCTGTCGATCGTGAGCGACAGCGAGGCCCGGCCAGGCCGGCGGGTGGTGGCCGAGGCCGCCCCCACGCCGACGAACTAA
- a CDS encoding TatD family hydrolase produces MLFDTHAHLDGPKFSEDLAETLLHAQQAGVTDVVAIGVDAASSASCVRLAAEHVGVHAAVGIQPNDVRDAAPGDWDEIVRLSGEPGVVAIGETGLDRYWDHTPFEAQQDYFDRHLRLSQQKDLAFVVHMRECEAEVLAMLREARERGPLRGVMHSYTGTAEGANEAVELGLLVSFAGMVTFKKSEALREVARTVPSDRLLVETDSPYLSPEPVRKIKRNEPAHVAHTARCLAEARGVPFDELARQTSENAKRLFFQQDAS; encoded by the coding sequence TTGCTCTTCGACACCCACGCGCATCTTGATGGGCCTAAATTCTCGGAGGACCTCGCCGAGACGCTCCTGCACGCTCAACAGGCTGGCGTCACCGACGTGGTGGCCATCGGCGTCGACGCAGCCTCGAGCGCCTCATGCGTGCGTTTGGCGGCGGAGCACGTGGGCGTTCACGCCGCGGTAGGCATTCAGCCGAACGACGTTCGCGACGCCGCGCCGGGCGATTGGGACGAGATCGTCCGCTTGTCGGGCGAGCCGGGCGTGGTCGCCATCGGCGAGACCGGCCTCGATCGCTACTGGGACCACACGCCGTTTGAGGCGCAGCAGGATTACTTCGATCGCCACCTGCGGCTATCGCAGCAGAAGGACCTCGCCTTCGTGGTCCACATGCGTGAATGCGAGGCGGAGGTGCTCGCCATGCTGCGCGAGGCCCGTGAACGCGGACCGCTGCGCGGAGTGATGCACTCTTACACCGGCACAGCCGAGGGCGCCAACGAGGCGGTCGAGCTCGGCCTGCTGGTCAGCTTTGCCGGCATGGTAACGTTCAAGAAATCCGAAGCGCTCCGCGAGGTCGCCCGCACGGTTCCTTCCGACCGGCTGCTGGTAGAGACCGACAGCCCTTATCTGTCGCCCGAACCGGTCCGCAAGATCAAGCGTAACGAGCCGGCGCACGTGGCCCACACCGCTCGCTGCTTGGCCGAAGCGCGGGGCGTGCCCTTCGATGAACTCGCCCGGCAAACCAGCGAGAACGCCAAACGCCTGTTCTTCCAACAAGACGCAAGCTAA
- a CDS encoding VOC family protein, with amino-acid sequence MTASPTPPVEVGRFNHAAIVSLDVERSVAFYASVLGFRRTARPAFSFDGAWLYCDGLGMMLHLIHDAAFDPTPPATKRLNHLAFRVDVDHAKERLTALGVDFREKRLPTLGYRQLFLLDPDGHQLELGEWPEPEELARLPFPTPQPPG; translated from the coding sequence GTGACAGCGTCGCCCACTCCCCCCGTCGAAGTCGGCCGGTTCAACCACGCCGCGATCGTGTCGCTCGATGTCGAGCGGAGCGTGGCGTTCTACGCTTCGGTGCTAGGATTCCGCCGCACGGCGCGGCCGGCGTTCAGCTTCGACGGCGCGTGGCTCTACTGCGACGGCTTGGGCATGATGCTGCACCTGATCCACGACGCCGCGTTCGACCCCACGCCGCCGGCCACGAAGCGGCTGAACCACTTGGCGTTTCGTGTCGACGTGGACCACGCGAAGGAACGACTCACGGCGCTCGGCGTCGATTTCCGCGAGAAGCGGCTGCCGACACTCGGCTACCGCCAGTTGTTCTTGCTCGACCCTGACGGTCACCAGTTGGAATTGGGCGAGTGGCCCGAGCCGGAAGAACTTGCGCGGCTGCCCTTCCCGACGCCGCAGCCGCCCGGCTAA
- a CDS encoding secondary thiamine-phosphate synthase enzyme YjbQ, with translation MKSFRKELWFNLPERMAFENITPLVEQCVRESGVEEGLCLVNAMHITASVFINDDEPGLHRDYKKWLEELAPFDPSPERYHHNRTGEDNADAHHKRQIMGRDVTVAVTEGRLDFGPWEQIFYGEFDGRRKKRALVKIIGE, from the coding sequence ATGAAATCTTTCCGTAAAGAGCTTTGGTTCAACCTGCCGGAGCGGATGGCGTTTGAGAACATCACGCCCCTGGTCGAGCAGTGCGTCCGTGAGAGCGGTGTTGAGGAAGGGCTTTGCCTGGTGAATGCGATGCACATCACGGCCTCGGTCTTCATCAACGACGACGAGCCGGGTTTGCATCGCGACTACAAGAAATGGCTGGAGGAGCTCGCTCCATTTGACCCGTCGCCAGAGCGGTACCACCACAACCGCACCGGCGAGGATAACGCCGACGCCCACCACAAGCGCCAGATCATGGGCCGCGACGTGACGGTCGCCGTCACCGAGGGGCGGCTCGACTTTGGCCCCTGGGAGCAGATCTTCTACGGCGAATTCGACGGGCGGCGAAAGAAACGGGCCTTGGTGAAGATCATCGGCGAGTGA
- the ispD gene encoding 2-C-methyl-D-erythritol 4-phosphate cytidylyltransferase — protein sequence MSDTPKPRFAVILVAAGRSERFADANYKKPFAPLCDRAVWLHSAERFMERDDVCQVVVVIAEEDREDFQRRFGPNLAFMSVEVCVGGANRGDSVRAGLAKLTDGATHVAVHDAARPCVADKEIDAVFAAASRDGAAILAARVADTIKRAKAPADGGKPSIEETVPRDGLWAAQTPQVFCRKLLERAHEAAGEGETDDAQLIERLGEPVTLVEGSPMNLKITKRMDLKLAELILKARPPKDPAGGFANPFAGDDMWR from the coding sequence TTGAGCGATACCCCGAAGCCACGATTCGCCGTCATCCTGGTCGCCGCCGGCCGCAGCGAGCGGTTCGCCGACGCGAACTACAAAAAGCCGTTCGCCCCGCTCTGCGACCGGGCCGTGTGGCTGCACTCGGCCGAGCGTTTCATGGAACGCGACGACGTCTGCCAGGTGGTCGTGGTGATCGCCGAGGAGGACCGGGAGGATTTTCAGCGTCGTTTCGGGCCGAACTTGGCGTTTATGAGCGTCGAGGTCTGCGTCGGTGGCGCCAATCGCGGCGATTCGGTGCGGGCGGGGCTCGCCAAGCTCACCGACGGGGCGACCCATGTCGCCGTGCACGACGCCGCCCGGCCGTGCGTGGCGGACAAGGAGATCGACGCCGTGTTCGCTGCTGCGTCCAGAGACGGGGCGGCGATCCTGGCGGCGCGAGTCGCCGACACGATCAAACGGGCCAAGGCCCCAGCTGACGGCGGCAAGCCCTCGATCGAGGAGACCGTGCCGCGTGACGGCCTGTGGGCGGCTCAAACGCCGCAAGTCTTCTGCCGCAAGCTCCTCGAGCGGGCCCACGAAGCGGCGGGTGAGGGCGAAACGGACGACGCCCAGTTGATCGAGCGGCTCGGCGAGCCCGTGACCCTGGTCGAGGGGTCGCCGATGAACCTGAAGATCACCAAGCGGATGGATCTGAAGCTGGCGGAGCTGATCCTCAAGGCCCGCCCGCCGAAGGATCCGGCCGGCGGGTTCGCCAACCCCTTTGCGGGCGACGACATGTGGCGCTAA
- a CDS encoding M42 family metallopeptidase, which yields MTPAAKEFFQQILETPSVSGYEQPVQALVREYAGGFAASVRTDLHGNVIAVGNPDAELRVMLAGHCDQIGLIVTSISEEGYLYSKPVGGWDPQQLIGQRMTVHTDDGPLPAVIARKAIHLLEPEERKQVVKQKELWLDIGAKDQKEAASLVRVGDSVTLQLGYEEMRNGLANSPGMDDKTGLWVCMEALRRCQERGGMNVALHAVSTVQEEIGLRGATTSAHGVDPHVGIAVDVTHATDTPTIDRNQEGLIRLGGGPVVARGPNVNPVVAEGLREASSRAEIAVQWAAVNRGAGNDANAMQLARAGVATGIVAVPNRYMHSAVEMVSLDDLDQCAELIAEFVLAIEADADFTPR from the coding sequence ATGACCCCCGCCGCTAAAGAGTTCTTCCAGCAGATCCTCGAGACCCCCAGCGTGTCGGGCTACGAGCAGCCGGTCCAGGCGTTGGTGCGTGAGTACGCCGGCGGCTTCGCCGCTTCGGTCCGCACCGACCTGCATGGCAACGTGATCGCCGTGGGCAATCCCGACGCCGAGCTGCGCGTCATGCTCGCCGGCCACTGCGATCAAATCGGGTTGATCGTTACGAGCATCAGCGAAGAGGGCTATCTCTACTCGAAGCCCGTGGGGGGCTGGGACCCGCAGCAACTGATCGGCCAGCGGATGACAGTGCACACGGACGACGGCCCGCTGCCGGCCGTGATCGCCCGCAAGGCGATTCACCTCTTAGAGCCCGAGGAGCGCAAGCAGGTCGTCAAGCAAAAGGAGCTGTGGCTCGACATCGGGGCGAAGGACCAGAAGGAGGCGGCCTCGCTCGTGCGCGTGGGCGACAGCGTCACGCTGCAGCTCGGCTACGAGGAGATGCGAAACGGCCTGGCCAACTCGCCCGGCATGGACGACAAGACCGGCCTATGGGTTTGCATGGAAGCGCTGCGTCGTTGCCAGGAGCGTGGCGGCATGAACGTCGCGCTGCACGCCGTCTCTACGGTGCAGGAAGAGATCGGCCTGCGCGGCGCCACGACCAGCGCCCACGGGGTCGACCCACATGTGGGCATCGCCGTCGACGTGACGCACGCGACCGACACGCCGACGATCGACCGCAACCAGGAGGGCCTCATCCGTCTGGGCGGCGGCCCGGTCGTCGCCCGCGGGCCGAACGTCAACCCGGTCGTGGCCGAGGGGCTGCGCGAGGCGAGTTCGCGTGCCGAGATCGCCGTGCAATGGGCCGCCGTAAACCGAGGCGCCGGCAACGACGCGAACGCGATGCAGCTGGCCCGCGCCGGCGTGGCGACGGGCATCGTCGCCGTGCCGAACCGCTACATGCACAGCGCGGTGGAGATGGTCTCGCTCGACGACCTCGACCAGTGCGCGGAGCTGATCGCCGAATTCGTGCTGGCGATCGAAGCGGACGCCGACTTCACGCCGAGGTAG
- a CDS encoding pyroglutamyl-peptidase I family protein → MTRILLTAFGPYDQWRENASWLAVQELTRETPESVDLTTRLYPVDFAEARQRMASDLAAGFDASIHLGQAPGKGVIALEAIGLNVARDRGVAADEAPMLEPDGPPAYRSALPLGEWARMLRDAGAPAEVSFHAGEYLCNAALYWSHHFTRDRPMQHGSVFVHVPLDTSQVVAAGRDLPSLPSAITALAVRMMIERLALAPVTEIA, encoded by the coding sequence ATGACTCGTATCCTGCTCACCGCGTTCGGCCCGTACGACCAGTGGCGTGAAAACGCCAGCTGGCTGGCTGTGCAAGAGTTGACGCGTGAAACGCCCGAAAGCGTGGATCTAACCACGCGGCTCTATCCGGTCGACTTTGCCGAGGCTCGCCAGCGGATGGCGAGCGACTTGGCGGCGGGATTCGACGCCTCGATCCACCTGGGGCAGGCCCCCGGTAAAGGGGTGATCGCCCTCGAGGCGATCGGCCTGAACGTGGCCCGCGACCGCGGCGTCGCCGCCGACGAGGCCCCGATGTTGGAGCCCGACGGCCCTCCGGCGTACCGCAGCGCCCTGCCGCTGGGCGAGTGGGCCCGCATGCTCCGCGACGCCGGCGCGCCGGCCGAGGTGTCGTTCCACGCCGGCGAGTACCTCTGCAACGCCGCTCTCTACTGGTCGCACCACTTCACCCGCGACCGGCCGATGCAACACGGCTCGGTCTTTGTCCACGTGCCGCTCGACACGTCGCAGGTCGTCGCCGCAGGACGCGACCTGCCCTCGCTGCCGTCGGCTATTACGGCGCTGGCGGTGCGGATGATGATCGAACGTTTGGCCTTGGCCCCGGTCACGGAAATCGCCTAG
- the tyrS gene encoding tyrosine--tRNA ligase yields MTFFDELRQRGLVHQTTDDAGLGAWLAEKPRTVYAGFDPTADSLHVGHMMGLITLRRFQKAGHTSLAVVGGATGMIGDPSGKSAERNLLSKEDLERNVASIGEQMKRFLDFEGAEPTARLLNNFDWTSGWSYLEFLRDIGKNFPVNVMLGKDSVKSRLGKGDDGNDAGGMSYTEFSYMLLQAYDFVQLYKEHGCELQAGGSDQWGNITAGLDLGRRMHSAQLYGYTWPLLTKSDGTKMGKTESGAVWLDPERTSPYQFYQYWVNVDDSDAGPCVRMLTDVSLEECDALDAARAENPAARETQKRLAEELTRLAHGEGGLDSARQATEIFFGAPIESLTDKALGQIFADVPSSELPAERLGGEGLPIVDALVASGLAKSKGDARRTVEQGGAYVNNRRVEGLDTSIGRGDLASETVVVLRSGRKRYALLRFAD; encoded by the coding sequence ATGACGTTTTTCGATGAACTCCGCCAGCGTGGGCTGGTGCACCAGACGACCGACGACGCGGGCCTCGGCGCGTGGCTCGCCGAGAAGCCCCGCACCGTCTACGCCGGCTTCGACCCGACGGCCGACAGCCTGCACGTGGGCCACATGATGGGCCTGATCACGCTGCGGCGTTTCCAAAAGGCGGGGCACACGTCGCTCGCCGTCGTGGGGGGCGCGACCGGCATGATCGGCGATCCGAGCGGCAAGAGCGCCGAACGCAACCTGCTCTCCAAGGAAGACCTGGAGCGCAACGTCGCGTCGATCGGCGAGCAGATGAAGCGGTTCCTCGACTTCGAGGGCGCGGAGCCCACGGCGCGGCTGCTCAACAACTTCGACTGGACCAGCGGCTGGAGCTACTTGGAGTTCCTGCGCGACATCGGCAAGAACTTCCCGGTCAACGTGATGCTCGGCAAAGACTCGGTGAAGTCCCGGCTGGGCAAGGGCGACGACGGCAACGACGCCGGTGGCATGAGCTACACCGAGTTCAGCTACATGCTCTTGCAGGCGTACGATTTCGTCCAACTCTACAAGGAGCACGGCTGCGAGTTGCAAGCGGGCGGCAGCGACCAGTGGGGCAACATCACGGCCGGGCTCGACCTCGGCCGCCGCATGCACAGCGCCCAGCTGTACGGCTACACCTGGCCGCTGCTCACCAAGAGCGACGGCACGAAGATGGGCAAGACCGAGTCGGGCGCCGTTTGGCTCGACCCGGAGCGCACCAGCCCGTACCAGTTCTACCAATACTGGGTGAACGTCGACGATTCGGACGCCGGCCCCTGTGTGCGGATGCTGACCGACGTTTCGCTCGAGGAGTGCGACGCGCTCGACGCCGCCCGGGCCGAGAACCCCGCCGCCCGCGAGACGCAGAAGCGGCTCGCCGAAGAGCTCACCCGGCTGGCCCACGGCGAGGGGGGGCTCGATTCGGCCCGCCAGGCGACGGAGATCTTCTTCGGGGCCCCGATCGAGTCGCTCACCGACAAGGCCCTCGGCCAGATCTTTGCCGACGTGCCGAGCAGCGAGCTGCCCGCCGAGCGGCTCGGCGGCGAAGGGCTGCCGATCGTCGACGCCCTCGTGGCGTCTGGCTTGGCCAAGTCGAAGGGCGACGCGCGGCGAACCGTCGAGCAGGGCGGGGCGTATGTGAACAATCGGCGGGTAGAGGGCCTCGACACGTCGATCGGCCGCGGCGACTTGGCCAGCGAGACGGTCGTGGTGCTCCGCAGCGGCCGCAAACGCTACGCCTTGCTGCGGTTTGCGGACTGA
- a CDS encoding ferrochelatase — MSQDYDAVLIVSFGGPEGPGDVMPFLENVLRGKNVPRERMLEVAEHYQHFGGVSPINEQNRQLIAALEKELAANGPRLPVYWGNRNWDPLLADTLRQMGDDGVKRAIAFFTSAFSSYSGCRQYREDIARAREEVGPTAPEVDKVRVFFNHPAFVEVNAENARRELEAFPAERRDNALLMFTAHSIPMAMAEGCRYERQLQEACRLVAEAAGAPRWELVYQSRSGPPQQPWLEPDVCDRIETLHAAGGLEELVILPIGFISDHMEVLFDLDTEARELCEKLDIAMRRAPTAGIHPKFVRMVCDLIAERVEGLAERPALGELGPSHDVCPVGCCSYTPRRPAAT, encoded by the coding sequence ATGAGCCAAGACTACGACGCCGTTTTGATTGTCTCGTTCGGCGGGCCCGAGGGGCCCGGCGACGTGATGCCGTTCCTCGAGAACGTGCTGCGCGGCAAGAACGTGCCGCGCGAGCGGATGCTGGAGGTGGCCGAGCACTACCAGCACTTCGGCGGCGTGAGCCCAATCAACGAGCAGAACCGCCAATTGATCGCCGCGCTCGAGAAAGAGCTCGCCGCCAATGGCCCGCGATTGCCGGTTTACTGGGGCAACCGCAACTGGGACCCGCTGCTCGCCGACACGCTCCGCCAGATGGGCGATGACGGAGTGAAGCGGGCGATCGCATTCTTCACCAGCGCGTTCAGCTCGTACTCCGGCTGCCGGCAGTACCGCGAAGACATCGCTCGCGCCCGCGAGGAAGTCGGCCCCACGGCGCCGGAGGTCGACAAAGTGCGAGTCTTCTTCAATCACCCCGCGTTTGTTGAAGTCAACGCCGAGAACGCCCGCCGTGAACTGGAGGCTTTCCCTGCCGAGCGTCGCGACAACGCCCTGCTGATGTTCACGGCTCACAGCATCCCGATGGCGATGGCCGAAGGCTGCCGTTACGAGCGTCAGCTGCAGGAGGCTTGTCGGCTTGTGGCCGAGGCGGCAGGCGCCCCGCGTTGGGAGCTGGTCTACCAGAGCCGCAGCGGGCCGCCCCAGCAGCCGTGGCTCGAGCCGGACGTTTGCGACCGGATCGAAACGCTGCACGCGGCCGGAGGCCTCGAAGAGTTGGTGATCTTGCCGATCGGTTTCATCTCCGACCACATGGAAGTGTTGTTCGACCTCGACACCGAGGCTCGCGAGCTGTGCGAGAAGCTCGACATCGCGATGCGTCGCGCCCCGACCGCCGGCATCCACCCGAAGTTCGTCCGCATGGTCTGTGACCTCATCGCCGAACGGGTCGAAGGCCTCGCCGAACGGCCGGCGCTGGGCGAGCTCGGCCCCAGCCACGATGTCTGCCCGGTCGGCTGCTGCAGCTACACGCCCCGTCGGCCCGCCGCGACGTGA
- the csrA gene encoding carbon storage regulator CsrA, giving the protein MLVLSRKKNESIVINDDITIVVVEIRGDKVRLGIEAPKEVPVHRSEVYDAIQRSQAPAGTPAETDPPAASPTSSVEENPAGS; this is encoded by the coding sequence ATGTTGGTTCTCTCGCGGAAGAAAAACGAGAGCATCGTTATCAACGACGACATCACCATCGTGGTGGTGGAAATCCGCGGTGACAAGGTGCGACTAGGCATCGAGGCGCCCAAGGAAGTGCCTGTGCATCGGAGTGAGGTCTACGACGCGATCCAGCGCAGCCAAGCGCCCGCCGGAACGCCAGCCGAAACCGATCCGCCTGCAGCTTCGCCCACTTCTTCGGTCGAAGAAAACCCCGCCGGGAGCTAA
- a CDS encoding circularly permuted type 2 ATP-grasp protein, with protein MNNKSTVAYDEYGPSPDQPRHASLTHSLGQIPIEVLASRQEVAEAELNERGVTFAVYGHNDGAEKIWPFDIVPRPISGEEWRPVEEGLKQRIRALNLFLDDVYHDKHILKDGVIPEEFVLGAETYRPQCEGLKPPGGVWTHITGTDLIRDTDGQFYVLEDNLRCPSGVSYVLENRELMKRVLPEVFQGTSIAPVESYPDALLDTLLQTAPPKCDGLPRAVVLTPGQFNSAFFEHSYLAQRMGVDLVQASDLYVEGGLVWMRTTHGPQRVDVIYRRIDDDFLDPVSFRADSMLGVPGLMRAYREGGVTLANAPGAGIADDKGVYAYVPKIIEYYLSEEAILPNVPTYVCSEPDQCQYVLDHLSELVIKPANNSGGYGIYFGPTSSRAELEECAAAVKANPRNYIAQPLVTLSTTPTIVPGGLAPRHVDLRPFVLYGKDFYVMSGGLTRVALKEGSMVVNSSQGGGSKDTWVLNGASQ; from the coding sequence GTGAATAACAAGTCGACGGTCGCCTACGACGAGTATGGGCCTTCGCCGGACCAGCCGCGTCACGCCTCGTTGACTCACAGCCTCGGACAGATACCGATCGAGGTGCTCGCCAGCCGCCAAGAGGTGGCCGAGGCCGAGCTCAACGAGCGGGGGGTCACGTTCGCTGTTTACGGCCACAACGACGGCGCCGAGAAGATTTGGCCGTTCGACATCGTGCCACGCCCGATCAGCGGCGAGGAGTGGCGGCCGGTCGAGGAGGGCCTCAAGCAGCGCATCCGCGCGCTGAACCTGTTCCTCGACGACGTGTACCACGACAAGCACATCCTCAAAGACGGGGTGATCCCCGAGGAGTTCGTGCTCGGGGCCGAGACTTACCGCCCCCAGTGCGAGGGCCTCAAGCCGCCCGGCGGGGTGTGGACCCACATCACGGGCACCGACCTGATCCGCGACACCGACGGCCAGTTCTACGTGCTGGAGGACAACCTGCGTTGCCCCTCGGGCGTGTCGTATGTGCTCGAGAATCGTGAGTTGATGAAGCGGGTTTTGCCCGAGGTGTTCCAGGGGACGTCGATCGCGCCGGTGGAGAGCTACCCCGACGCGTTGCTCGACACGCTGCTGCAGACCGCCCCGCCCAAGTGCGACGGCCTGCCGCGCGCCGTGGTGCTGACGCCCGGCCAGTTCAACTCGGCGTTCTTCGAGCACTCCTATCTCGCCCAGCGGATGGGGGTCGATCTCGTGCAAGCCTCGGACCTTTACGTCGAGGGGGGCCTCGTCTGGATGCGGACCACCCACGGCCCGCAGCGGGTCGACGTGATATACCGCCGCATCGACGACGACTTCTTGGACCCGGTGAGCTTTCGCGCCGACTCGATGCTCGGCGTGCCCGGGCTGATGCGAGCTTACCGCGAGGGGGGCGTCACCCTGGCCAACGCCCCCGGCGCGGGCATCGCCGACGACAAGGGCGTGTACGCCTACGTGCCGAAGATCATCGAGTACTACCTGTCGGAAGAAGCGATTCTGCCGAACGTGCCGACCTACGTCTGCTCCGAGCCCGACCAGTGCCAGTACGTGCTCGACCACCTCAGCGAGTTGGTCATCAAGCCGGCCAACAACTCGGGCGGCTACGGCATCTACTTTGGCCCGACTTCGTCTCGTGCCGAATTGGAGGAATGCGCGGCGGCGGTCAAAGCCAATCCGCGGAACTACATCGCCCAGCCTCTCGTGACGCTCTCCACGACGCCGACGATCGTCCCCGGGGGCCTCGCGCCACGCCACGTCGACCTGCGCCCGTTCGTCTTGTACGGCAAAGACTTCTACGTGATGTCGGGGGGCCTGACGCGGGTCGCGTTGAAGGAGGGCTCGATGGTGGTGAACTCCTCCCAAGGGGGCGGCAGCAAAGACACCTGGGTGCTCAACGGCGCCAGCCAATAG